The segment CCGAGTTCGCTGCCGGACAGCGCGGCGGCGGCGGCCCGCAGAGCGCGGTCGTCGCCCTCGTGCGCGAGGGTCGCGAGAGTGACGACGGGCATCAGGCGGCGGCCTTCCGGGTGCGGTGGCGGGGGGCCCTCGGAGGCGTGGGGGCTCTCAGCGACTCCACGGCCTCGCGCCAGAGCTCGTCGGCGTAGTCCTTCCACGTCTTCGGCGTCTGGCCGGCGATCTGGCGGTGGAGTTCCGCGAGAAGGGCGTCGTCGGTCAGGAGGCGGCGCATCCCGTCGACGATCTGCTCGTCGTCGCGCGGGTCGACCTGCACGCAGCCACCGGCCGAGGCGACCTCGTCGAGGCTGCCGAAGTCGCTCGTGAGAGCGGGGGTGCCGAACGCGAGGGACTCGGCGACCGGCAGCCCGAAGCCCTCGTGGAGGGAGGGGAAGACGGTGAAGCGCGCCCGGGCGAACAGCGACCAGAGGTCGTCGTCGCCGAGCTTGCGGTGCGACTCGACCCGGAGGCCCTCCTTGCGGAGCGCCGCGACCTTCTGATCGAAGCGGTAGGTGGCCTTCCGGCTGCCCCCGCCGACGAAGACGATCCGGAAGTCGAGGCCCTCCGCGGCGAGCACCTCCGCCGCGAAGAGCGCGGCGTCCTGGTTCTTGCGCGGCTCGTGGCTCCCGACCGACAGGATGATCGGGGCCTCCTTCGGGTCGCGCTCGACGCTGGCCACGGCGCGGCGGGCGATCTCGGAGACCTCCGTCGCGAGGGAGACGGGCACCACCCGAGGGCCGGCGAGGCCCTGGCTCGGCAGCGTGTCGACGAAGCCCTGGAACTCGTCGGACGCCGACACGGAGATGCCCGCCACGACGTCGAGGTGCTTCACGACGGTGAGGTAGTGGGCGAAGCGCTCCGACTCCATGTCGGGGAGCGTGTCGGCGCTGATGAGCGGGATCGCGTCGTAGCCGATGGCGGCCACGCGGTTGGGCGACGACTCCGCGAGGCAGGCGAGCTCCGCGCAGACGCTGTCGGCAGGCACCTCGGAGATGAGCACGATCGAGTGCCACGGCACGACGAGGTGAGCCGATTCGAGCTCCCCGTTGGTGACGGCCCGGTCGACGACCTTCTCGAACCGGCGATCGCTCCAGTGCAGCACGCGGTCGCGCTGCCGCTCGGTGAGGTCGACGTAGCCGGTGCTGTCGCTCGTCCAGGCGACGAGGCGGTGCGGCCGCTCGGGGTCGCCGTCCCACTCGGGGACGGTGTGGCGGACGACCCGCTGGATGCCCGTGTTGTGCTCCCACCGGGCGCAGAAGTCGACGTCGACGAGGACCTCGCCCTCGGCGATCTCGATCGTGCGGAGCGAGGAGAAGGAGCGCGAGCCCGCGGCGATCGTCCCCTCGAGGGCCCGGATGAGGGCGGTCGCCGGTGTCGCGAGCAGGAGGTGCCGGCGGAGCCGCGCGAGGTCGTCCTGCTCCGGGTAGATGCCGGTGATGCCGACGTGGAGCAGCCACGCCTGCTGGGGATCGTCGCTCGCGTGGACCGTCCTGGCCAGGACGTCGAGGGCCTCGGCGGCGGAGGCCCCGTCGGGGACAGTCACGCCGAGCGCCCGTGCGACGACGTCGAGACGGGCGCGGAGGGCTCGGTGGAGGGCGCCGATGTCGTCGGTCACCGTCAGCGCCCCAGGCGCTTGGCGAGGGCGACGGCCGCGAGACGGGACGCCGGCACGACACCGATCTCCGACACCTTGCGCTGCATCAGGCGGGTCAGGCGGAGGGGCCGGGTGACGCGCCAGGAGACGGTGCTCTGGATCTCGGTGACGGCGTCGGTCACGCTGGAGGTGACGCGCAGCCAGTCGTCGAGGACCGCCTCGCGCAGCTCCCGGAGGTCGGATTCGGCGCTGCTCGCGTCGAGGCGGTCAGGCTCGGTAACGGACACTCGATCATCCTTCGTCTTGGGGCGGAGGCTCCCGGCGAGCGGGGAGATTCTCCCGGCGAACACCGGCTCACCCCGGTTAGGGGGTGTCACGGGGCCGAGACGACACATTACCGTGTCAGGTAGCCGCGTCTTTCGGGAGACGCTGCGGAGCAGGGGATCATGAGTCGCAGATCGACGACCGTCTGGGCGATCGGGGCCGTGGTGGTGGCCGGAGCCGGCATCGCCGTGGCCGCCGTCGCCGTCCAGGGCGCGCCTCACGCGCCGACGGCCGGAGCGAGCTCGTCGGCCTCCGCCGGGCCCGGCGTCACGACCGGCCCGCCCGCCGCGTCGCCCACCGCCAGCGCGGCTCCTGCGGACCCCGCGCCCTCCGCCACTGCACCCGGAGCGGGTGCCCCCGGAGCCACTGCGCCGGCAGCCACCACTCCCCCGGCGACGACGGTCAGGACCGTGTCGCCCGCGATGAGCTACTACTCCTTCGCCGGTCGGACGCTGACGCTCGGCGGCGGCGTCTCCGGCCTCGTCGACAGCGGCGGGACCTGCACGGTGACCCTGACGCGCGGCACGGCGACCGTGACGAAGTCCTTCGCCGCGAGCCCCGGCCCGAGCTCGACCGACTGCGGCGCGATGACGGTGTCGTCGCCGACGCTGACCTCGGGCTCCTGGAGCCTGACCATCGCGTACTCGTCGCCCCGCGCCCGCGGGACGTCCTCCCCCACCGAGGTGACCCTGTGATCCGCACCCCCTGGAGGCGCGTCGCCGCCCTCCTCCTGCCCGTCGCCCTTCTCGCGACGCTCCTCACCGTCGTGTCCGAGGTGGCCTCGTCGGGAAGCCGGAGCGCGAGCGCCGCCACGACCTCGGGGTTCCAGGCCGGCAACATCGTCAGCGACCAGACGTTCTTCAACTCGGGTTCGATGTCGGCGGCGCAGATCCAGTCGTTCCTCGCGTCGAAGGTCGTCACCTGCCAGTCGGGACGCACCTGCCTCAAGGACTTCAGCCAGACGACCTCGTCCAAGGCCGCGGACGCCTACTGCTCCGGATACACGGGTCGCGCCGGGGAGTCGGCGGCGACCATCCTCGCCCGGGTCGGACAGGCGTGCGGCATCAACCCGCAGGTCCTCCTCGTCACGCTGCAGAAGGAGCAGGGGCTCGTCCAGAGCACCGGGCCCAGCGCCTCGGCGTACACCATCGCGATGGGCTACGCCTGCCCCGACACCGCCGCCTGCGACACCCAGTACTACGGCTTCTTCAACCAGATCTACGCGGCCGCCCGCCAGTTCCAGGTCTACGCGAAGAACCCGACCTACTTCCGCTACCGCGCCGGGTTCACGAACGTCATCCAGTACAACCCGTCCGCCTCCTGCGGAAGCGCCAGCGTGTACATCGCCAACCAGGCGACCGCGAGCCTCTACAACTACACGCCGTACACCCCGAACGCGGCCTCGCTCGCGGCCGGCTACGGTTCGGCCCCCTGCGGCGCCTACGGCAACCGCAACTTCTACCTCTACTTCATGGACTACTTCGGCAACCCCTCCGACTGGCTCCAGTCCGCGTCCTTCGAGGGCGGGACCTCCGTGGGCTGGGAGACGACGGGCGGGATGACGACGGCGACCGTCAAGAACACGTCCTCCGCCAAGGACGGCGACTACTACCTCTCCGCGACGGCGCCGACGTCGGGCGGCACGATCCTGCAGACCGCCGCCCGCACCTCCACCGCGAGCGAGCAGGCGACCGGGGTGGTCTGGCTCCGGGCCGGGTCGGGAACGGTGACGGGGCGCATCATCCTCTGGGGACTCGGCGTCAAGAACGAGTCCGTCGCGCAGGCCTACACGGTCGGGACCACCTGGACCGCGGTCACCGTCGCCCTGCCCTTCACGACCGCGCACACGAGCACCCGCCTCCAGGTGAGCTCGCTGTCGCCGGGGGTCCGCCTCGACGTCGACGACGCCTCGCTGACGTTCGGCGCGCAGCCGCCGAAGCAGAATCTCCTGACCAACGGCTCCTTCGAGCAGGGCATCGCCCCCTGGGACGGCGGCAACGGCCAGATGAACAAGGTCGCGTCGACCGACCCCCGCTTCGTGCTCGACGGCAGCCGGTTCGGGGCCGTCAACACGACCGTCGCCGGTCGGAGCGTGGCGCAGTCGATCGCGATCCCCGCGACGGCGAACCAGCAGTACACCTTCACGATCTTCGTCCGCACCTCCGACAGCAGGAAGCCCTACGTGGGCCGCCTGGCCCTCTGGGCGCTCGACGGGACGACCCCGGTCAACAGGACGACGTCGTTCAGCGCCGTCAACTCCGGCTGGACGAAGGTCTCGACCACCGTCGACACCGGGACGACGAGGGCGACGCGCCTCAAGGCCGAGGTCTACCTCGGCACCCTGACGACGTCCCTCTGGCTCGACAAGGCCAGCGTGTCGCCGAACCTTCTCGACCAGGGCTCGTTCGAGACGGGTACGACGCCCTGGAGCCGCAGCAGCTCCGTCGTCAACTGGGCCCGCTACACCGGGACGGGGCTCCCCGACGGCTCGTGGTTCCTGCAGGCCAACTCGTCCACCGCGGGGACCTCGCTGGCGCAGGATGCCCCGCTGAAGCCGCTCCGGGGTTCGACGTACACCGCCTCGGTCTGGGTCCGCGGCTCCTCGACCGCGCCCGTGAAGGGTCGACTCGCCCTCTGGTCGTTCGGAGCCGCCGCGAGCGCCGCGAGCGTGCCGTTCACCACGACCTCGTCGTGGACGCGCGTCGAGGTGCAGATCCCGATCGGGACCGCCGACGTGACCGGCCTCCGCGTCGAGGTCTACCTCGACACCGTCGGCTCGACCGTGAGCATCGACTCCGCGCAGCTCTACTGACCCCGCCCCGGCTCCTTCCCGACCCCGGCCGTCCCCGCGACCCGCGGGGGCGCCCGTCCCGGCCGAACGCCGGTCCCGTTATAGTGGCGTGTCGGAAACGCCTGCGAACCAAAGGAATCTGAATTGACGAAGCGCGCCCTCATCACCGGAGTTACGGGACAAGACGGCATGTACCTCAGCCGCCTCCTCCTCTCGAAGGGGTACGAGGTCTACGGCCTGGTCCGCGGTCAGAACAACCCGAAGCGCGAGATCATCGAGCAGTGGGCGCCCGAGGTCAAGATCCTGACCGGCGACCTCCTCGACCAGTCCAGCCTCCTCCGCGCGCTCAACGCGTCGCAGCCCGACGAGGTCTACAACCTCGGCGCCATCTCCTTCGTGGCCTACTCGTGGGAGAACGCGCAGCTGACCAGCCAGGTGACCGGCCTCGGCGTGCTCAACATCCTCGAGGCGATCCGTCTCTACGCCGGCGACGACATCCAGAAGGTGCGCTTCTACCAGGCGTCGTCGTCCGAGATGTTCGGCCGCGTCCAGGAGGTGCCGCAGAAGGAGACCACGCTGCTGTGGCCCCGCTCCCCCTATGGCGTCGCCAAGGTCTTCGGCCACTACATGACGATCAACTACCGCGAGTCGTACGGCATGCACGCCTCCTCCGGTGTGCTCTTCAACCACGAGTCGCCCCTCCGCGGACCGGAGTTCGTCACCCGCAAGATCTCGATCGCGGTCGCCCGCATCGCCCTCGGCCTGCAGGAGCAGCTGACCCTCGGCAACATCGACGCCAAGCGCGACTGGGGCTTCGCCGGCGACTACGTCGAGGCCATGTGGCGCATGCTCCAGCAGGAGACGGCGGACGACTACGTCATCTCGACCGGTGAGACCCACGAGGTCCGCGAGTACCTCGACATCGCTTTCAACCACGTCGGCATCTCGGACTGGGAGAAGCACGTCTTCCAGGACCCCCAGTTCTTCCGCCCCGCCGAGGTCGACCTGCTCATCGGCGACTCGGCGAAGGCGACCGACACGCTCGGCTGGAAGCCCACGCTGTCGTTCGAGGGCCTCGTGAAGAAGATGGTCGACTCCGACCTGGAGATCGAGAAGGCCAAGGCCGGCAAGTAGAGCCCGCGGAGCTCTCGACATGCCAGTAGCCCTCATCACCGGCGTCTCGGGGCAGACGGGCAGCTATCTCGCCGAGAACCTCCTGGCCCGCGGCTGGGAGGTCCACGGCGTCCAGCGGGAGGACGGCCGCGACCCGGCCGTCCCCGCGGGCGTCGTCCTCCACCAGGCGGATCTGGCCGACTTCCCCACCACGGCGGGTGTCGTGGCGGAGGTGCGACCCGACACGACCTGGAACCTCGCCGCGCTCAGTTCCGTGGCCGCGTCGTGGACCCGGCCGATCGAGACCGCCCAGTTGAACGGTGCGGCCGTCGCGAACCTGCTCGACGCCGTCCGGGCGCTCCCCGACCTGCCCGGCGGGCGCGGGTTCGTCCAGGCGTCCAGCGCCGAGATCTTCGGCGCGGCCGAGATCAGCCCCCAGACGGAGGCGACCCCCCTCCGCCCCGTGAACCCCTACGGCGCCTCCAAGGCCTACGGCCACGTCCTCGCCGGCGCCTACCGCGCCGCGGGGCTGCGCGCCTCGAGCGTCATCCTCTACAACCACGAGTCGCCGAGGCGACCCGAGGCCTTCGTGACCCGGAAGATCACCGCCGGCGTGGTGCGGATCCTGCGGTCGCAGCAGTCGGAGCTGGTGCTCGGCAACCTCGACGTGAAGCGCGACTGGGGCTGGGCACCCGACTACGCCGAGGCGCTCGCTCTCGCGGGCGAGGCCGAGACCGCCGACGACTACCTGGTCGCCACCGGCGAATCGCACACCATCCGCGACTTCGTGGAGGCGGCGTTTACCGCAGCCGGCATCGACGACTGGGAGCACCTCGTGCGCGTCGATCCCGCGTTCGTGCGTCCCACCGACGCCCACGAGATGCGCGGGGACGCCGGGAAGATCCACCGTGCCCTGGGCTGGTCGCCGACGAAGCGGTTCGCCGACGTCGTCGCGGCCATGGTGGAGCACGACCTGGCGCTCTAGCGGGCGACGACCGACCCGTCCGCCTTGAGCGTGCCGAAGTAGAGGCTGTACTGTGCCGAGACGACCGCGTCCGGCAGGTGGTCGATGTGGCGGTTCCAGCGCGGCACCGTGAAGGTGAGGTCGGCTCCTGCAGCTCGCCGCGGCTGCGGCATCGCGCCCTGCGAGTAGGCCACCACCGGGATGTCGCCGGTCCGCGCGTGGAGCGCCGCCAGGTTGCCGTCCTTGATGTCGAAGCTCCAGATGCTGAGGACGTCCGTGTCGCAGGCCGTCTTGATGGCCAGGCCGTAGTTGATGGGCGCCCCGTCGCGGAGGAGGAGGACCTCCCGCGAGTCGCCGACGGCCGCGCAGATGGCCTCGGTGGCCGTCAGCTGGTTGCCGCCGTCCTTGACCAGCAGCAGCCCGTTCCACGTCACGATCGGACCGAACGCGACGAGGGCGGCGAGCGCGATGGCCACTCCCCTCGTGACGGGCGACGCGAAGCGGCGCCAGAGGAGGGCCACCGGGACCAGGGCCGCGATCAGGAAGCCGGGCGTGATGACCGGCAGGATCCGACGGAACGCCCAGATCTGGTCGGGCGTGATGGCGACCCGGGTGAAGTACACGGCGGCGACGGTGAGGGGCGCGACGGCGGCGAGGAGCAGCGGAAGGTTCCGGCGCCGGACGCCGACAACGACCATGAGGACGAACCCGACGATGGCGAGGGCGACCATCGGCCAGCCGAAGTACCAGCCGAGCCACGACAGCGTCTGCTCCTCGTAGGAGCGGTGCCCGTCGACCGGCAGCCCCTCCTCCTTCTGGAGCGCGGCGATGGTCGCGAGGCCACCGGGCCCCGCGAACCGCCCGATGTACCAGAGCGGACGGGACAGCCAGAACAGCAGGATGAGGCCCACGACACCTCCGAGCACGGGCGCCGCCCGCCGCCAGAACGTCGAGAGCCGCCTCGCGTCGAGGAACCGGCCGACGAGCCAGAACAGGGCGAACAGGACCACGGTCGCGAAGGCCGCGTACCAGAGCTGGATCGGCTGCTCACCCAGCGCCCGGACGTAGCTCGCCTTGTTGCGGAAGAGTCCGTAGACGCCGAGGAAGGTCGATGCCGCGGCGAAGACGACGAAGGTCGCCCCGCCCACGAACATCGGTCGCCGCTTCTCGCGCGGCAGGAATCCGAGTCCCGCCACGGCGAGGACGACGACCGCGCCCATCGCCACGAGGACGCCGTCGACGCGCGCGCTCGAGGCGACACCGGCGAAGATCCCGGCCAGGGCGAAATCGCGCCAGGAACCGCTCCGGACACCCGAGATCGCCCAGGTGAGGGCGGCGAGCCCGACGATCACCATGATGATCTCCGAGTACGGGCCGCGGGCGAGGTACATGTACGCGAGCGAGAATCCGAGCGCGAGCTGGGGCGCGAGGGCCCAGAGCGGCCCGAGGAGTCGTCGCGCGGCCCCGTAGAGCGCGACGAGGCCCACCGAGCCGAGGACCAGGTTGGCCAGCAGGGCCGCTCGGAGACCGCCCAGCCAGGTGGCGGCGCCGATCACCCCGGGCAGGAGGTCGCCGCCCTGGATGGTGATGACGTTGGTCGGACCGCCCTGGATGCGGCCGAGCGTGGCCGTCAGCTTGGGGATGCCCTCGGCGAGCGCGCTCGCCCGCACGATCGAGATGGGCGACGACGCGTGGTCGGCGAACCAGAGTCCGTGCACGAAGTAGAGGCCCGGGTCGCGGCTCGGGTCGAACCACTGCGCCACGAAGGGGGCGTTGCCGGCGAACCAGACGATCGCGATCACGAGCGACGCGACGGCACCCCACTGGGAGGCGCGCGTCGAGGCGAGGGCGGAGACCGGGACGACGAACCAGAGCAGGACGACGGCGACGACGAACGCCGGGACGACCAGCCACGCGTGGAAGATGCCGAACGTCGTCGTGACGCTGACGACCAGGAACCCGGCCAGCGCGACGAGCGGCAGGCGGTCGGGCAGGGACAGCAGGATCCGGGCGCCGAGCGAGCCGCGCCCGCGGGCGGACTCGACGTCGGGTTCGGCGAAGCCGTCGATCGGGTCGAGCGTCGTTCGGGCACGGCGAGGTCGGGGCATCGTCGAGAGGGCCTCTCGGGTTCGTCCGATACGGCGTGCACCCCTGCGGTGCGACCGGACGCGGTCAATCCTAGACAACGGCGCGCGCGCTCCGGACGAGGGCGGCGGTGCGCGGGGCCTGTACCCTTGTCCGAGCATCCGGAACCGGATGACTCCTGACGAAATCGGTACTGTGACGCTCCTGGCTCTCGTCGACGCGACGTCGATCCCCGCGAACGCCGGGGGTGTCGGGCGCTACCTGCTGAACCTCGTCCCGGCCCTGGCGAAGCACGAGGGCGTCCGCCTCGTCGTCGCCAGCCAGGCTCGAGACGCCGATCTCTGGGCGGAGCGGGCGCCGGGTGCGCGCATCGAAGTGGTCCCGTCATGGGCTCGGAGCGTCCCCGGGCGCCTCCTCTGGGAGCAGGTCGGCCTCCCCCGCCTCGCCAGGCGGCTGGGCGTCGACGTCCTCCTCGCTCCGCACTACACGATGCCCGTCGCCTCCCCCGTGCCCGTCGTCGTCACCCTCCACGACGCCACGTTCTTCTCGCACCCGCAGCTCCACAGCCGGCTCAAGGGGCTGTTCTTCCGCTCGTGGACGACGTATTCGGTCAAGCACGCCGCGGTCTGCGTGACGCCGAGCGCGGCGACCCTCGACGAGGTGCGCCGGGCCACGCGGCGACCGCTCCCGGGCGCCGTCGTCGCGTACCACGGCATCGACACCGCGCGCTTCCGACCGGTCGGCGACGCGTCGCAGAGGCGCGCGACGGCCGGCTTCACCGGGGCGGGGCCGTACGTGGCCTTCGTGGGGACGATCGAGCCGCGGAAGAACGTCTCCACGCTCGTGAAGGCGTTCCTCGCGGCGACGGACGACGAGCGCCTCGCCGGCTGGCGGCTCCTGATCGCCGGGGGCGCCGGCTGGGACGACGAGGCGGTGTCGATGCTCACCTCGCGCGTCCACGCGCCCCGCGTCCAGTGGACCGGTTTCCTCGACGACGGTGATCTGCCCGGTCTCCTCTCGGGCGCCGAGCTGGTCGCCTACCCGAGCGACGGCGAGGGCTTCGGCCTCCCCGTGCTCGAGGCGATGGCCTGCGGCACGGCCGTGCTGACCACCGACCGCCTGGCCCTCCCCGAGGTCGGCGGCGAGGTCGCGTTCTACGCCGAGCCGACCGAGTCCGGGCTGCGGGAGGCGCTCCGCACGATCCTCCTCGACGGCCGACTCCGGACCGGCCGCGGCCTCGACGGCCCCGCCCGCGCCGAGAGCTTCACCTGGGAGCGCTCCGCCGACGAGCACGTCGAGGCGTTCGAGCACGCGATCGGAGGCGCCCGATGACGAACGTCGCCGTGGTCACCATCACCTTCTCGCCGGGAGACACCCTCGAGTCGTTCATCGCGTCGCTGCAGACGGAGGGCTTCCCGCCGTCGCGCATCGTCGTCGTCGACAACGGCTCGACCGACGGCGCCCCGGAGCTCGCGGCCGCGACCCACCCCCACGTCGAGCTGGTCCGGTCCGGCGGCAACGTGGGGTACGGACGCGCCGCGAACATCGGCGTCAAGACCTTCGACGCCTCGGTCGAGTGGATCCTCGTCTGCAACCCCGACACGCGGGTGACCGCAGGAGCCGTCACGACACTCCTGGAGGCGGCCGCGGCGCACCCGGAGGCGGGAGTCCTCGGCCCGCGCATCCTGGAGACCGACGGCACGGTGTACCCGTCCGCCCGCGCCCTCCCCGCGATCCGGACGGGCATCGGGCACGCCGTCTTCTCCGGCCTCTGGCCGACGAACCCGTGGACGAGGCGCTATCAGCAGCGCGACGTCTCGAGTTCCAGCTCCGTGGCGACCGTCGGATGGCTCTCCGGAGCCTTCCTCCTCGTCCGCCGGGACGCCTTCGAGGCCGTCGGCGGGTTCGACGAGGACTACTTCATGTACTTCGAGGACGTCGACCTCGGCCGCCGGATCGCGCTGGCCGGCTGGAGCAACCTGTTCGTGCCCGAGGCCGTCGTCGTGCACGTCGGCGGGGCGAGCACCGAGAAGGTCGCCGACGTGATGGTCCGCGCGCACCACCGCAGCGCGTACACGTACATCGCGAAGACGCACCCGGGGGCCCTCTGGGCGCCGGTCCGGGCCGTCGTCCGCGTCGGCCTGGGCGTCCGTGCCGGATCGATCATCCGCAAGGCGCACCGCGCGGCGCGCTGACGCCTCAGCGTCGCCGACGCGCGGTCAGCGACCGCGCAGCGTCGCACCGAGGATCTCGCGGTACTTTCCCGAGACGACCTCGACCGAGTAGCCCCTGGCCGTCTCGCGGGCCGCGGCTCCGAGTCGGGTGCGAAGCGCGGGATCCCCCTCGACCCGGGCGATCGCCGCGGCGAGCTCCTCGGCGTCGCCCGGGGTGACGAGCAGACCGTTGACGTCGTCCTCGACGACGTCCACGATGCCGGGGGCTCGCGACGCGATGACGACGCATCCGGCCGTCATGGCCTCGAGGAGCGCCACGGGCAGGCCGTCGCGGTCGCCGTTCGACGCCGGGACGGACGGGTAGAGGGCCACCTCGGCCCGGGCGTACTCGGCGGCCAGATCGTCGCGGCCGCGCTGGCCCACGAACTCGACGCTCGCATCGGCCTTCGCCGTGAGGCTCGCGCGGAGCGGGCCGTCGCCGACGACGGTCAGGTGCCGCGACGGATCTTCCGGCAGGAGCCGGACCGCGTCGAGGAGGACCGCGGCCCCCTTCTTCTCGACCAGCCGCCCGACGAAGAGGAGGCTGCCGGGGCG is part of the Frondihabitans sp. 762G35 genome and harbors:
- a CDS encoding glycosyltransferase — protein: MTDDIGALHRALRARLDVVARALGVTVPDGASAAEALDVLARTVHASDDPQQAWLLHVGITGIYPEQDDLARLRRHLLLATPATALIRALEGTIAAGSRSFSSLRTIEIAEGEVLVDVDFCARWEHNTGIQRVVRHTVPEWDGDPERPHRLVAWTSDSTGYVDLTERQRDRVLHWSDRRFEKVVDRAVTNGELESAHLVVPWHSIVLISEVPADSVCAELACLAESSPNRVAAIGYDAIPLISADTLPDMESERFAHYLTVVKHLDVVAGISVSASDEFQGFVDTLPSQGLAGPRVVPVSLATEVSEIARRAVASVERDPKEAPIILSVGSHEPRKNQDAALFAAEVLAAEGLDFRIVFVGGGSRKATYRFDQKVAALRKEGLRVESHRKLGDDDLWSLFARARFTVFPSLHEGFGLPVAESLAFGTPALTSDFGSLDEVASAGGCVQVDPRDDEQIVDGMRRLLTDDALLAELHRQIAGQTPKTWKDYADELWREAVESLRAPTPPRAPRHRTRKAAA
- a CDS encoding carbohydrate binding domain-containing protein, producing MIRTPWRRVAALLLPVALLATLLTVVSEVASSGSRSASAATTSGFQAGNIVSDQTFFNSGSMSAAQIQSFLASKVVTCQSGRTCLKDFSQTTSSKAADAYCSGYTGRAGESAATILARVGQACGINPQVLLVTLQKEQGLVQSTGPSASAYTIAMGYACPDTAACDTQYYGFFNQIYAAARQFQVYAKNPTYFRYRAGFTNVIQYNPSASCGSASVYIANQATASLYNYTPYTPNAASLAAGYGSAPCGAYGNRNFYLYFMDYFGNPSDWLQSASFEGGTSVGWETTGGMTTATVKNTSSAKDGDYYLSATAPTSGGTILQTAARTSTASEQATGVVWLRAGSGTVTGRIILWGLGVKNESVAQAYTVGTTWTAVTVALPFTTAHTSTRLQVSSLSPGVRLDVDDASLTFGAQPPKQNLLTNGSFEQGIAPWDGGNGQMNKVASTDPRFVLDGSRFGAVNTTVAGRSVAQSIAIPATANQQYTFTIFVRTSDSRKPYVGRLALWALDGTTPVNRTTSFSAVNSGWTKVSTTVDTGTTRATRLKAEVYLGTLTTSLWLDKASVSPNLLDQGSFETGTTPWSRSSSVVNWARYTGTGLPDGSWFLQANSSTAGTSLAQDAPLKPLRGSTYTASVWVRGSSTAPVKGRLALWSFGAAASAASVPFTTTSSWTRVEVQIPIGTADVTGLRVEVYLDTVGSTVSIDSAQLY
- a CDS encoding GDP-mannose 4,6-dehydratase — its product is MYLSRLLLSKGYEVYGLVRGQNNPKREIIEQWAPEVKILTGDLLDQSSLLRALNASQPDEVYNLGAISFVAYSWENAQLTSQVTGLGVLNILEAIRLYAGDDIQKVRFYQASSSEMFGRVQEVPQKETTLLWPRSPYGVAKVFGHYMTINYRESYGMHASSGVLFNHESPLRGPEFVTRKISIAVARIALGLQEQLTLGNIDAKRDWGFAGDYVEAMWRMLQQETADDYVISTGETHEVREYLDIAFNHVGISDWEKHVFQDPQFFRPAEVDLLIGDSAKATDTLGWKPTLSFEGLVKKMVDSDLEIEKAKAGK
- a CDS encoding GDP-mannose 4,6-dehydratase, with protein sequence MPVALITGVSGQTGSYLAENLLARGWEVHGVQREDGRDPAVPAGVVLHQADLADFPTTAGVVAEVRPDTTWNLAALSSVAASWTRPIETAQLNGAAVANLLDAVRALPDLPGGRGFVQASSAEIFGAAEISPQTEATPLRPVNPYGASKAYGHVLAGAYRAAGLRASSVILYNHESPRRPEAFVTRKITAGVVRILRSQQSELVLGNLDVKRDWGWAPDYAEALALAGEAETADDYLVATGESHTIRDFVEAAFTAAGIDDWEHLVRVDPAFVRPTDAHEMRGDAGKIHRALGWSPTKRFADVVAAMVEHDLAL
- a CDS encoding glycosyltransferase family 39 protein, encoding MPRPRRARTTLDPIDGFAEPDVESARGRGSLGARILLSLPDRLPLVALAGFLVVSVTTTFGIFHAWLVVPAFVVAVVLLWFVVPVSALASTRASQWGAVASLVIAIVWFAGNAPFVAQWFDPSRDPGLYFVHGLWFADHASSPISIVRASALAEGIPKLTATLGRIQGGPTNVITIQGGDLLPGVIGAATWLGGLRAALLANLVLGSVGLVALYGAARRLLGPLWALAPQLALGFSLAYMYLARGPYSEIIMVIVGLAALTWAISGVRSGSWRDFALAGIFAGVASSARVDGVLVAMGAVVVLAVAGLGFLPREKRRPMFVGGATFVVFAAASTFLGVYGLFRNKASYVRALGEQPIQLWYAAFATVVLFALFWLVGRFLDARRLSTFWRRAAPVLGGVVGLILLFWLSRPLWYIGRFAGPGGLATIAALQKEEGLPVDGHRSYEEQTLSWLGWYFGWPMVALAIVGFVLMVVVGVRRRNLPLLLAAVAPLTVAAVYFTRVAITPDQIWAFRRILPVITPGFLIAALVPVALLWRRFASPVTRGVAIALAALVAFGPIVTWNGLLLVKDGGNQLTATEAICAAVGDSREVLLLRDGAPINYGLAIKTACDTDVLSIWSFDIKDGNLAALHARTGDIPVVAYSQGAMPQPRRAAGADLTFTVPRWNRHIDHLPDAVVSAQYSLYFGTLKADGSVVAR
- a CDS encoding glycosyltransferase family 4 protein; translation: MTPDEIGTVTLLALVDATSIPANAGGVGRYLLNLVPALAKHEGVRLVVASQARDADLWAERAPGARIEVVPSWARSVPGRLLWEQVGLPRLARRLGVDVLLAPHYTMPVASPVPVVVTLHDATFFSHPQLHSRLKGLFFRSWTTYSVKHAAVCVTPSAATLDEVRRATRRPLPGAVVAYHGIDTARFRPVGDASQRRATAGFTGAGPYVAFVGTIEPRKNVSTLVKAFLAATDDERLAGWRLLIAGGAGWDDEAVSMLTSRVHAPRVQWTGFLDDGDLPGLLSGAELVAYPSDGEGFGLPVLEAMACGTAVLTTDRLALPEVGGEVAFYAEPTESGLREALRTILLDGRLRTGRGLDGPARAESFTWERSADEHVEAFEHAIGGAR
- a CDS encoding glycosyltransferase family 2 protein — its product is MTNVAVVTITFSPGDTLESFIASLQTEGFPPSRIVVVDNGSTDGAPELAAATHPHVELVRSGGNVGYGRAANIGVKTFDASVEWILVCNPDTRVTAGAVTTLLEAAAAHPEAGVLGPRILETDGTVYPSARALPAIRTGIGHAVFSGLWPTNPWTRRYQQRDVSSSSSVATVGWLSGAFLLVRRDAFEAVGGFDEDYFMYFEDVDLGRRIALAGWSNLFVPEAVVVHVGGASTEKVADVMVRAHHRSAYTYIAKTHPGALWAPVRAVVRVGLGVRAGSIIRKAHRAAR